One Thalassotalea hakodatensis DNA segment encodes these proteins:
- a CDS encoding PepSY domain-containing protein — protein MNFCTVVRSIILIVMLFSLNSYTPVYAQPFEAGKTYRVANAKQAARLVKARIGGKVLKVQRTNVKGNLGYRVKVLTNKGHVVSVIVDAVSGKIVGR, from the coding sequence ATGAATTTTTGTACGGTAGTTCGCTCCATTATTTTAATCGTTATGTTGTTTTCACTTAACAGCTATACGCCTGTTTATGCTCAGCCATTTGAAGCAGGAAAAACGTATAGGGTAGCAAATGCAAAACAAGCAGCGCGTTTAGTAAAAGCGCGTATTGGTGGCAAAGTGTTGAAAGTTCAACGTACCAACGTAAAAGGTAACCTAGGCTACCGGGTTAAAGTGTTAACCAATAAAGGCCATGTAGTGTCGGTAATAGTAGATGCGGTAAGCGGAAAAATAGTAGGAAGATAG
- a CDS encoding ATP-binding protein → MVQLNNWFNSLKSRLVVSAVFMVVVLLPIVGITIIKAYQGHMESGVNNELTAYSYSLLTVAEYEQGQLQMPEVLAENRFNIVQSGLYAAISDKKTNQLLWQSQSLLAIALPDKMPSPAVGDERFTTVTIDDKDHFIYSFSVLFSDLAGEHVVTLHLIKDQSSFLVLMAEFKQQLWLGLLILMAVLLLLQYVWLRWSLQPLSRLTAEISAIEQGKSKQLSSRYPLELQQVTEQLNNLLDTEKMQRTRYRNALSDLAHSLKTPLAVIQGDVNTKNTANVQEQIDVMNLMIEHQLKRAQSAGHAAWYLGVPVAPCLQKLINSLEKIYREKALIIDSQCDEQLMFKGDEADLLEILGNLLDNACKAAKSIVSIEILSIDNKLVINVEDDGEGIAKADVAKILKRGKRADTYQQGHGIGLAIVRDLVDSYKGTLAITDSATYGGACFTLSFNQ, encoded by the coding sequence ATGGTTCAACTAAATAATTGGTTCAACTCGCTTAAGTCACGGTTAGTCGTCAGTGCTGTTTTTATGGTGGTTGTGTTATTGCCCATTGTTGGTATAACCATTATTAAAGCATATCAAGGCCATATGGAGTCTGGTGTTAATAATGAACTGACCGCTTATTCATATAGCTTACTTACTGTCGCTGAATATGAGCAAGGACAGCTGCAAATGCCAGAAGTTCTGGCAGAGAATCGGTTTAATATCGTTCAATCAGGTTTATATGCCGCCATTTCGGATAAAAAGACCAACCAACTTCTCTGGCAATCGCAATCTCTACTTGCTATTGCATTGCCTGATAAAATGCCATCGCCTGCTGTAGGTGATGAACGCTTCACCACCGTTACAATTGATGACAAAGATCATTTTATTTACAGTTTTTCTGTACTGTTTTCTGATCTAGCAGGTGAACATGTTGTTACGTTACACCTTATTAAAGATCAATCGAGCTTTTTGGTGTTAATGGCTGAGTTTAAACAGCAACTATGGTTAGGGTTGCTGATATTAATGGCCGTTTTATTATTATTACAATATGTGTGGTTACGTTGGAGTTTACAGCCGTTGTCTCGACTAACAGCCGAAATTTCAGCAATAGAGCAAGGTAAAAGTAAGCAACTTTCTTCACGTTATCCACTTGAACTTCAACAAGTGACTGAACAGCTTAATAACCTACTTGATACGGAAAAAATGCAGCGTACTCGCTATCGAAACGCACTTTCTGATCTTGCACATAGCTTAAAAACCCCCCTTGCGGTTATTCAGGGGGATGTAAACACCAAGAATACGGCGAATGTGCAAGAGCAAATTGATGTGATGAATTTGATGATTGAACATCAATTAAAACGTGCACAAAGTGCAGGGCATGCTGCATGGTATTTAGGCGTTCCGGTTGCACCTTGTTTACAAAAATTAATCAATAGCCTAGAAAAGATATACCGTGAAAAAGCACTTATTATCGATAGCCAATGTGATGAACAGCTAATGTTTAAAGGCGATGAAGCAGATCTGCTTGAAATATTGGGTAACTTACTCGATAACGCCTGTAAAGCGGCAAAATCAATTGTATCAATTGAGATACTAAGTATTGATAATAAGCTGGTCATTAACGTTGAAGATGATGGTGAAGGGATTGCAAAAGCAGATGTAGCTAAGATCTTAAAACGTGGAAAACGCGCAGATACCTATCAACAAGGACACGGTATTGGTTTAGCGATTGTACGTGATTTAGTAGACAGCTATAAAGGAACACTCGCTATTACTGACTCAGCTACCTATGGCGGAGCATGTTTTACCTTATCATTTAACCAATAA
- a CDS encoding efflux RND transporter periplasmic adaptor subunit, producing the protein MYSTQSGKALFPFIITLLVGLCIYLYLPTSQGEKNAMAGTATQVMAHKATLQENAVLIEAIGSARANQAIYIKSAQSDYLIDIFFDDGDFVAKGQKLVQLQSEEEKIAVKELSINLDEEQRQLNRLKELSRSQATAKSMLEEQVSIVEATKAQLESAKTKLAEMTITAPFTGLLGKREVSIGSFVNTATNITTLDDISVIKVDFKVPEKYLAQLQLGMKVVTRNDAYPERTFTGEVTHISSRIDAATRSVEVTASFANEQRLLRPGMLLETSLQLSSAQAIMIPEKAVIPLKDQHFVFAIENGIANKVEVHVISRHDGWVAIDEGLTDGQQIVTEGLIKIRSGSKVSIKG; encoded by the coding sequence ATGTATTCAACACAATCAGGTAAAGCCTTATTTCCTTTTATCATTACCCTTTTAGTAGGGTTGTGTATTTATTTATATTTACCGACCAGCCAAGGTGAAAAAAACGCAATGGCAGGTACGGCAACACAAGTTATGGCGCATAAAGCGACCCTACAAGAAAATGCAGTGCTAATTGAAGCGATTGGAAGTGCGCGTGCTAATCAAGCGATTTACATAAAAAGTGCCCAAAGTGATTACCTTATCGATATTTTCTTTGATGATGGTGATTTTGTTGCTAAAGGTCAAAAACTGGTGCAATTACAATCTGAAGAAGAAAAAATAGCCGTAAAAGAGTTAAGCATTAATTTAGATGAAGAACAGCGCCAATTAAATAGACTAAAGGAACTTTCTCGCTCGCAAGCAACAGCTAAATCAATGTTAGAAGAGCAAGTTTCCATTGTGGAAGCAACAAAAGCGCAATTAGAAAGTGCGAAAACTAAACTTGCGGAAATGACGATAACAGCACCATTTACTGGTCTATTGGGAAAACGTGAAGTATCGATTGGTAGTTTTGTGAATACGGCGACTAACATCACAACCTTAGATGATATCAGTGTTATTAAAGTTGACTTTAAAGTACCGGAAAAGTATCTCGCGCAATTGCAGTTAGGAATGAAAGTTGTGACTAGAAATGATGCATACCCTGAACGCACTTTTACAGGTGAAGTTACACATATCAGTTCTCGCATTGATGCAGCAACACGCAGTGTAGAAGTTACCGCGAGTTTTGCGAATGAACAACGTTTGCTTAGACCAGGCATGCTTTTAGAGACTTCATTACAACTCAGTTCCGCTCAAGCGATAATGATCCCAGAAAAAGCGGTGATCCCACTAAAAGATCAACATTTTGTTTTTGCAATTGAAAACGGTATTGCTAACAAAGTAGAAGTGCATGTTATTAGCCGCCATGATGGCTGGGTTGCTATTGATGAAGGCTTAACTGATGGACAACAAATTGTAACCGAAGGGCTAATTAAAATACGTTCTGGCAGCAAAGTTAGTATTAAGGGGTAA
- a CDS encoding response regulator transcription factor: MRLLLVEDDITLQTQLKDQLEQAKYSVDCADDGEIGLFQATEYQYDAAIIDLGLPKLDGKSLIEKIRAQDIKYPIIVLTARDRWQDKVEGLDAGADDYLTKPFQVEELLARLNALIRRSVGQASPVITNGPFSIDTTSMVVSVNKETVPLSSYEYKVFEYMMLHMGHVISKTQLTEHIYDQDFDLDSNVIEVFVRRLRKKLDPDSSLQFIETLRGQGYRLKQFEQ, translated from the coding sequence ATGCGGTTATTACTTGTAGAAGACGATATTACTTTACAAACGCAATTAAAAGATCAATTAGAACAGGCTAAATATAGTGTTGATTGTGCCGACGATGGTGAAATAGGTTTATTTCAAGCGACAGAATATCAATATGACGCGGCCATTATTGATTTAGGCTTACCTAAGCTTGATGGTAAATCGCTCATTGAAAAAATACGCGCGCAAGATATTAAATACCCGATTATTGTCTTAACTGCACGCGATAGATGGCAAGATAAAGTTGAAGGCTTAGACGCTGGCGCTGATGATTATTTAACGAAACCTTTTCAAGTGGAAGAATTACTTGCAAGATTAAATGCTTTAATCCGTCGCAGTGTAGGGCAAGCAAGCCCTGTTATCACGAATGGTCCATTTTCGATTGATACCACGAGTATGGTCGTTAGTGTTAATAAAGAAACGGTTCCATTAAGTAGCTATGAATACAAAGTGTTCGAATACATGATGTTACACATGGGGCATGTTATTTCTAAAACACAATTAACCGAACATATCTATGATCAAGATTTTGATCTTGATTCTAATGTCATTGAAGTGTTTGTAAGACGGCTACGTAAAAAGCTTGACCCTGACAGTAGTTTGCAATTTATTGAAACGTTACGTGGCCAAGGTTATCGCCTCAAACAGTTTGAACAATAG
- a CDS encoding choice-of-anchor H family protein — MTHTITTIAILGVLMTLPVNAASQTAASKSISASKATWDTSTALGQLKDGERLENPLVGLSRDQVLQRKSAKKQMINNSQKSASRIYQSFSIYQGYAQLIEDYDQDGFFQTLSVTFDADVYSYDHINSAKVYAELYLSKNGGDWIHYYTTEDFVIIGEDDNDEYEVYTTLNQGYIPEYYDVLIDLYEVGYPDIVATYSANDTNDLYALPLESTDYDPDYADVVYESESHGHGGSIYALLALLVTISLIKIRR, encoded by the coding sequence ATGACTCACACTATCACAACTATTGCAATATTAGGCGTACTAATGACGTTACCGGTAAATGCAGCTTCGCAAACGGCAGCAAGTAAAAGCATTTCGGCTTCCAAAGCAACATGGGATACCTCAACTGCACTAGGCCAACTGAAAGATGGTGAACGACTGGAAAATCCATTAGTAGGTCTATCTAGAGACCAAGTGCTACAGCGAAAATCTGCCAAAAAACAAATGATAAACAATAGTCAAAAATCGGCATCACGTATTTATCAAAGTTTTTCAATTTACCAAGGGTACGCCCAACTTATCGAAGATTATGACCAAGATGGCTTTTTCCAAACCTTAAGCGTTACGTTTGATGCGGATGTTTACAGTTATGATCACATCAACTCAGCTAAGGTTTATGCCGAACTTTATTTAAGTAAAAATGGTGGTGATTGGATACATTATTACACCACTGAAGACTTTGTGATTATTGGTGAAGATGACAATGACGAATATGAAGTTTATACGACATTAAATCAGGGCTATATTCCTGAATATTATGATGTATTAATTGACTTATATGAAGTTGGCTACCCTGATATTGTAGCCACATATAGTGCAAATGACACTAACGATTTATATGCTTTACCGCTAGAAAGCACTGATTATGACCCTGATTACGCCGATGTTGTTTATGAAAGCGAAAGCCATGGTCACGGCGGTAGTATTTATGCATTACTAGCACTATTAGTAACTATAAGCTTAATAAAAATAAGACGTTAA
- a CDS encoding efflux RND transporter permease subunit, which yields MKITDTSVKRPVFAIVINLLLLTFGIVAFTMLPLREYPDIESPIVSVSTSYTGASAEIIETKITQVLENRISGIEGIKSINSSSRNGRSNITIEFNISRDIDAASNDVRERVARALDSLPEQVNPPEVSKSNSDESPIAWFVLNSTTMNSLQLSDYAQRFIVDRLAVVDGVSNVRVGGERKYAMKVWLNRKAMAARGITSSDIENTLRTENVELPAGEIESVDRDFTVRTARSYKDQTDFRNLVIKRGEDGYLVRLGEVADVHLEAADDESLFRGNGRNMIGLGIVKQAKANTLTVVDNARAELENIKRNLPEGTTIGDSYDSSIFIKESIDEVYRTLAISMALVVLVIYLFLGNIRATLIPAVTVPVALIGSFMFLLAMDYSINLLTLLALVLAIGLVVDDAIVMLENIHRRIELGEPPLLAAYRGAREVGFAIIATTLVLISVFVPLVFMDGRIGALFTEFAMAVSAAVFFSSITALTLSPALCSKVLKASEKESKFSQWMDKTFHRIEEAYKNSIRSNMLRKWGLVITMLLAGFASYSLYQQVPSELTPKEDRGTFFLMMNGPEGASYENNAANMAKIEERLMPYSQSGELSRVLIRVPGWGGRGGVAIVGMADWDERKRSTWEVMDEISGKMQEVTDVRAFAIMRRGIGGGGSSRPIEFVLQGNDYAQLADWRDRIIKRAETNPGLVRIDHDYKETFPQFLVNIDKNKAADLGVSVSEIGRTLETMLGQRRATTFIDRGEEYDVILKGTKKDFTNPTDISNIYLKSRSGELVPLDSLITLTEEATASRLNRYNRMRAITLSANLADGYTLEEALNFLNQVAAEENDIDGAIDYKGESQLFYEGASAMTYVFILALTVTFLVLAAQFESFVHPFVIMLTVPLGLVGALFGLWSTGLTINIYSQIGIVMLIGLSAKNGILIVEFTNQLRDKGVEFKEAIVQAAAQRLRPIIMTSLTTVMSSVPLVLASGPGAESRMVIGVVVFTGVIVATLLTLFIIPAAYYALAKNTQSPEFLQNKLDSQAQEKPLQQ from the coding sequence ATGAAAATTACCGATACAAGCGTAAAGCGTCCAGTCTTTGCCATTGTTATAAACTTGTTGTTATTAACGTTTGGTATTGTGGCTTTTACCATGCTGCCATTGCGAGAATATCCTGATATTGAATCGCCAATAGTTAGTGTTAGCACCAGCTATACAGGGGCAAGTGCTGAAATCATTGAAACCAAAATCACTCAAGTATTAGAAAATAGAATTTCGGGCATAGAAGGGATCAAAAGTATTAACTCTTCAAGTCGTAATGGTCGCTCTAATATCACTATCGAATTTAATATTAGTCGAGACATTGATGCTGCATCAAATGATGTGCGTGAACGTGTTGCCAGAGCGTTAGATAGCTTACCTGAGCAAGTTAACCCGCCAGAGGTGTCAAAGTCTAACAGTGATGAAAGTCCAATAGCTTGGTTTGTTTTAAACAGCACCACCATGAATTCATTACAATTGTCTGATTATGCGCAACGTTTTATTGTTGACCGTTTAGCCGTTGTAGATGGTGTCTCTAATGTTCGTGTCGGTGGTGAGCGAAAATACGCCATGAAGGTGTGGCTTAATCGCAAAGCTATGGCTGCGCGTGGCATTACAAGTAGTGATATTGAAAACACACTTAGAACTGAAAATGTTGAATTGCCTGCAGGTGAAATAGAATCTGTAGATCGAGATTTTACTGTTCGCACGGCAAGAAGTTATAAAGATCAAACTGACTTTAGAAACCTCGTTATTAAACGCGGTGAAGATGGCTATTTAGTGCGTCTCGGTGAAGTGGCCGATGTACACCTTGAAGCGGCTGACGACGAAAGCTTATTCCGAGGCAATGGGCGTAACATGATTGGCTTGGGCATTGTAAAACAAGCGAAAGCTAATACGTTAACCGTTGTTGATAATGCGCGAGCAGAACTTGAAAACATCAAACGTAATTTGCCTGAAGGTACCACCATAGGTGATAGCTATGACTCGTCTATTTTTATTAAAGAATCCATTGATGAAGTTTACCGAACGTTAGCCATCTCTATGGCATTGGTTGTGCTAGTAATTTACCTGTTTTTGGGGAATATTCGCGCAACATTGATCCCTGCTGTTACTGTACCTGTCGCTTTGATAGGTAGTTTTATGTTTTTACTCGCGATGGACTACTCGATAAATTTATTAACGTTATTAGCGTTAGTACTCGCTATTGGATTAGTCGTTGATGATGCTATTGTGATGCTTGAAAACATTCACCGTCGAATTGAACTAGGTGAACCTCCTTTATTAGCAGCTTACCGCGGTGCAAGAGAGGTTGGCTTTGCGATAATCGCGACAACGTTAGTGCTTATTTCAGTATTTGTACCGTTGGTATTTATGGATGGTCGCATAGGTGCGTTATTTACAGAGTTTGCTATGGCGGTAAGTGCTGCGGTATTTTTCTCTAGCATTACCGCGTTAACATTATCTCCTGCGCTTTGTTCAAAAGTATTAAAAGCTTCAGAAAAAGAAAGTAAATTTAGTCAATGGATGGATAAAACCTTTCACCGTATCGAAGAAGCGTATAAGAACTCTATTCGTTCAAATATGTTACGTAAGTGGGGCTTAGTAATCACCATGTTATTGGCAGGATTTGCGAGTTATTCACTTTATCAACAAGTCCCTTCGGAACTAACACCTAAAGAAGATCGTGGTACTTTTTTCTTAATGATGAATGGCCCAGAAGGGGCAAGTTATGAGAATAATGCAGCAAATATGGCAAAAATTGAAGAAAGATTAATGCCTTATTCTCAATCTGGCGAGTTAAGTCGTGTGTTAATTCGTGTGCCAGGTTGGGGCGGACGAGGTGGTGTTGCTATTGTTGGTATGGCTGACTGGGATGAGCGTAAACGCTCTACATGGGAAGTCATGGATGAAATAAGCGGTAAAATGCAAGAGGTTACTGACGTTCGTGCTTTTGCAATAATGCGCCGAGGCATCGGTGGTGGTGGCTCTTCTCGGCCAATAGAGTTTGTGTTACAAGGTAATGATTACGCACAACTGGCTGATTGGCGTGATCGTATTATTAAACGTGCTGAAACTAATCCTGGCTTGGTTCGTATTGACCATGATTACAAAGAAACATTTCCACAGTTTCTCGTCAATATTGATAAAAATAAAGCAGCTGATTTAGGTGTTTCTGTCTCTGAAATAGGCAGAACCTTAGAAACTATGTTGGGTCAACGCCGTGCAACAACGTTTATTGATCGTGGTGAAGAATATGATGTTATTCTAAAAGGCACGAAAAAAGACTTTACGAACCCTACTGACATTTCCAATATTTATTTAAAATCGCGTAGTGGTGAATTGGTCCCGTTAGATAGTTTAATAACGTTAACGGAAGAGGCAACTGCATCAAGGCTTAATCGTTATAATCGTATGCGAGCTATTACCTTAAGTGCTAATTTAGCTGATGGTTATACGTTAGAAGAAGCGCTGAACTTTCTTAATCAAGTCGCTGCTGAAGAAAACGACATTGATGGTGCTATAGATTACAAAGGTGAATCACAGCTTTTCTATGAAGGTGCATCTGCGATGACTTACGTGTTTATTTTAGCACTTACCGTAACGTTTTTAGTGTTAGCGGCACAATTTGAAAGTTTTGTTCATCCGTTTGTGATCATGTTAACGGTACCGTTAGGCTTAGTGGGTGCTTTATTTGGTTTATGGTCGACAGGGTTAACTATTAATATTTATAGTCAAATTGGTATTGTGATGTTGATTGGGTTAAGTGCGAAAAATGGCATACTTATCGTTGAATTTACCAATCAATTACGCGATAAAGGGGTTGAGTTTAAAGAGGCCATTGTGCAAGCAGCAGCACAACGTTTACGCCCAATCATTATGACATCGTTAACAACGGTAATGAGCTCAGTACCGCTTGTATTGGCATCTGGTCCAGGCGCTGAAAGCCGAATGGTTATTGGTGTTGTCGTGTTTACTGGTGTTATAGTTGCAACCTTATTAACCTTGTTTATTATTCCTGCTGCGTATTATGCCTTAGCGAAAAATACGCAATCTCCTGAATTTTTACAAAATAAGCTTGATAGCCAAGCTCAAGAAAAACCCTTACAGCAATAA
- a CDS encoding alpha/beta fold hydrolase, giving the protein MKQESLFVKSDEHQLHVRHIYQQEGGTPILMLHGTIENGKIFYTQSGKGLACYLAKQGFDVYVPDLRGKGLSIPTLHETTEHGQHEMIVADIPSLVKFVAEKTGKPMHVICHSWGGVVFCSSFARFPDLHSHVLKLVCFGTKRSVYRKTFNKFWKVDVLFNRIAPFLAKRKGFIDAVKLKFGADNETSRFLKECTYWVKINPWHDPVDQFEYGNAANSIEWPDTWHLTGVNDDLLGHIDDVKAFVEETNPAAKVSLLSKQAGNLKDYDHIDILTDANAVQDHFPELVSWLNK; this is encoded by the coding sequence ATGAAACAAGAGTCTTTGTTTGTAAAAAGCGATGAGCATCAATTGCATGTGCGTCATATTTATCAACAAGAAGGTGGCACGCCTATTTTGATGCTACATGGCACCATTGAAAACGGCAAAATTTTTTATACCCAATCAGGTAAGGGTTTGGCTTGTTATCTGGCTAAACAAGGTTTCGATGTTTACGTACCCGATTTACGCGGTAAAGGTCTAAGTATACCGACATTGCATGAAACAACTGAGCATGGCCAGCATGAAATGATAGTTGCAGATATACCTTCATTGGTTAAATTTGTAGCAGAAAAAACCGGAAAGCCAATGCATGTTATTTGTCATTCATGGGGGGGCGTTGTTTTTTGTAGTAGTTTTGCTCGATTTCCAGATTTACACAGCCACGTGTTAAAGCTGGTGTGCTTTGGAACGAAACGAAGCGTATACCGTAAAACCTTCAATAAGTTTTGGAAAGTTGACGTGTTGTTTAATCGTATAGCCCCTTTTTTAGCTAAACGAAAAGGTTTCATTGACGCTGTTAAGCTTAAATTTGGTGCAGATAATGAAACAAGCCGCTTTTTGAAAGAGTGTACTTATTGGGTAAAGATAAACCCATGGCATGATCCCGTTGATCAATTTGAATATGGTAACGCTGCAAACTCGATTGAATGGCCTGACACTTGGCATTTAACGGGGGTTAACGATGATTTGTTAGGCCACATAGACGATGTAAAAGCTTTCGTTGAAGAAACCAATCCAGCAGCTAAAGTGTCACTTTTAAGTAAGCAAGCGGGTAACTTAAAAGATTACGATCATATTGATATTTTGACCGATGCTAATGCAGTACAAGATCATTTTCCTGAACTTGTATCCTGGTTAAATAAGTAA
- a CDS encoding MliC family protein translates to MKISLLVMLLLLSVSSCTSNNEHRSTDESSSCSLQSYQLIANQVHTGDELDHGPDIGSDEWKSVIEFKLGIRGNSSIPARSSARWCVYILNIINTEAVTNVVNDINNMSPSFECIDSQLGSVEDLICSHEDLALLDRRLSQVYQQAKNSLPESQINTLRTMQHGWRKGRNDCWKAEDQQRCVKKLYVDRIATLQAKYQLVPSTGPFNFYCDNATSSKVEVVFYQTKPATLIAKYNETVSLMFQQPSASGSKYKGRNESFWEHQGQARVVWGYNATPMVCHLLK, encoded by the coding sequence ATGAAGATAAGCCTTTTAGTTATGTTGCTTCTGCTCTCTGTCAGTTCATGTACTTCGAATAATGAACACAGGTCGACAGATGAATCCTCGTCTTGTTCTTTACAAAGCTATCAGTTGATTGCTAACCAAGTGCACACAGGTGATGAATTAGATCATGGCCCTGATATTGGCAGTGACGAATGGAAATCAGTGATTGAATTTAAGTTAGGTATTAGGGGGAATTCGTCAATACCAGCACGGTCTAGTGCTCGGTGGTGCGTTTATATTCTTAATATTATTAACACTGAAGCTGTTACTAATGTGGTTAACGATATTAACAATATGTCACCTTCTTTTGAGTGTATTGATAGTCAGCTTGGCAGTGTAGAAGATTTAATTTGTAGTCATGAAGATTTAGCATTACTCGATAGAAGATTGTCGCAAGTTTACCAACAAGCAAAAAACTCATTGCCGGAAAGTCAAATTAATACGTTAAGAACAATGCAACATGGCTGGCGTAAAGGTAGAAATGATTGTTGGAAGGCAGAAGATCAACAACGTTGTGTGAAAAAACTATATGTTGATCGTATTGCAACATTACAAGCAAAGTACCAATTGGTTCCATCTACAGGACCTTTCAATTTTTATTGCGATAATGCAACATCAAGCAAAGTAGAAGTGGTATTTTATCAAACTAAACCTGCGACTCTGATTGCCAAATATAACGAGACAGTATCGTTAATGTTTCAACAGCCCAGTGCAAGTGGATCAAAATACAAGGGCCGCAACGAATCCTTTTGGGAACATCAGGGGCAAGCGCGAGTCGTTTGGGGGTATAATGCAACGCCGATGGTATGCCACTTACTAAAATAA
- a CDS encoding DUF3300 domain-containing protein, protein MKIHHQLISSIIVASAITSSQVSFAAVNQAQVTVEQSVMTQAELAQLLSPIALYPDALLTHILIAATYPIEVIDADRLVKRNKHASSETLQKMAQDKDWDPSVSALLAFPQVLEKLSEDLTWMRELGDAFLQDEEQVLASIQLLRQQADEAGNLAKMDNVQIIREQKTIVIQPEQPEVIYVPYYDTRSVYGRWHWSHRPPIYWHRPVYYSYHNGPFYWRSGIHLAADFFFVGFHWHNRHVIHHSPKYYRNYHSKKRVTTSHRVKRWQHNPHRRKGVAYRNHEVKKRYAPHRSVNKPVKRARTYDARSKAVKKHHVVTKKLRGHSNKRIIDKGFRKQTHAKNKPLRNSLHRKAIAGNAAKERNRQQIKSIQRHDKRIEQRNTVKKYHRVEKRKSYLPSPKATRVKQPTHKKMANTQVRKSHLHKPIKVSQKRIAKGDHSSSNKTYTRVTRSSHGKQSSVPSSRKIKPRRDYTFLHVANKK, encoded by the coding sequence ATGAAAATACATCACCAGTTGATCTCTAGCATAATCGTAGCAAGTGCAATAACGAGCAGCCAAGTTAGTTTTGCAGCAGTCAATCAAGCGCAAGTAACGGTTGAACAATCGGTAATGACACAAGCCGAGTTAGCGCAATTGCTTTCACCCATTGCACTTTATCCTGACGCGTTATTAACGCATATATTGATTGCTGCCACTTACCCAATAGAAGTGATTGATGCAGACAGGTTAGTTAAGCGTAATAAGCATGCTAGCAGTGAAACATTGCAAAAAATGGCGCAAGATAAAGATTGGGATCCGAGTGTTTCTGCTTTATTAGCTTTTCCACAGGTATTGGAAAAACTAAGTGAAGACTTAACGTGGATGCGAGAGCTAGGTGATGCTTTTCTTCAAGACGAAGAGCAAGTGCTAGCAAGTATTCAGTTACTAAGACAACAAGCTGATGAAGCCGGAAATCTTGCTAAAATGGACAATGTGCAGATCATTCGTGAGCAAAAGACCATTGTGATCCAACCAGAACAACCAGAAGTTATTTATGTGCCTTATTACGATACTCGTAGCGTGTATGGTCGTTGGCACTGGTCACATCGTCCACCTATTTATTGGCATCGCCCTGTTTATTATAGCTATCATAATGGACCTTTTTACTGGCGTTCTGGTATACATTTAGCGGCGGATTTCTTTTTTGTTGGCTTTCATTGGCATAATCGTCATGTTATTCATCATTCGCCGAAGTATTACCGCAATTACCACAGTAAAAAGCGAGTAACAACTAGCCACCGTGTTAAACGTTGGCAGCACAACCCACATCGCAGAAAAGGCGTAGCTTACCGTAACCATGAAGTTAAAAAACGCTATGCACCACATCGCTCTGTAAATAAGCCAGTAAAAAGAGCTCGTACATATGATGCCCGTAGTAAAGCAGTTAAAAAGCATCATGTCGTCACTAAAAAACTACGTGGACATAGTAATAAACGTATCATTGATAAAGGCTTTAGAAAACAGACACATGCTAAAAACAAACCGTTACGTAACTCGTTACATAGAAAAGCCATTGCTGGTAATGCTGCGAAAGAGCGTAATAGACAGCAAATAAAATCTATACAACGTCATGATAAGCGCATAGAACAACGCAACACGGTGAAAAAATACCATCGTGTTGAGAAGAGAAAGTCTTATTTACCTTCGCCAAAAGCAACACGAGTAAAACAACCTACTCATAAGAAAATGGCTAATACTCAAGTGAGAAAGTCTCATCTACATAAACCAATAAAAGTAAGTCAAAAGCGCATAGCCAAGGGAGATCACTCAAGTAGCAATAAAACCTATACACGAGTGACTAGAAGCTCACATGGTAAACAATCGTCTGTTCCTTCCAGTCGAAAAATTAAGCCGCGTCGCGATTATACATTCTTGCACGTGGCTAATAAAAAATAA